In Pseudocalidococcus azoricus BACA0444, the genomic stretch CCCATTGTCAATCCAGCCGATGGGATCACCCTTGGAGCAAGTCAGTATAATCCTACCGTTATTAGTCGAGTTGATATTAACCTAATCACCAGCTTTACCGGCGAAGATTTACTGATTACTACCCTGCAAACTGGAAACGGTGGGCTGGATAGTTTCTCTGCGGCGGGAATTGGCACAGGCGGGTTTATTAACTCGGGTGCGGTTGATTACGCGGGAGTTGGGCCGGCGGTCAATCTTTATCGCTTGGTCTATGAATTTCAGCCTGTGGAAGATTTGACTATTGCCGCTGGTGCCTTGTTCTTCCCCAGTGACTATATTGACGGCAACAGCTATGCCAACGACTCATTCCAAGATTTCAGTTCTGGTTTTTTTATTAATAACCGTTTGACAGTGGTGTTTCCGGTTGACGGGCCAGGTGGCTCTGGGGCAGTAGTGCAATGGAATCCGAATCAGGGGCCTTTTACAGTTCGAGGCTTGTACGTTGCGGCCAGTGCTTTTAATGCTAATAAAAATAATGGCCCCTTTCCGGGTATTCCTGGGGGCTTCTTTGGGGATCCCTACCAAGGTTCAGTGGAGTTGGAATATGCCGATACCTTTGGGGCAGAGGAGCAAAACAGTTATGCGGTGCGCTTGCAATATACCAATTCCAGCACCATTGATATTGCCCAAAATGCTGGGGGTTTGAACTTTGAAGTCAGCCTCGGACAATTTGGCTTCTTTGGGCGATATGGCTATTCCGGCGCAACCCTGTATGGGATTGGCAGTACCGTGGATGGTCTAGGGGGTTTTGATCTGTCTTCGATTGTTCCCGCTGGCACAACTCAAAACTTCACGGCCCAAACTTGGATGGCGGGCCTGGGCTACCGAGATTTGTGGATGGAAGGCTCTCTCTTGGCAGCGGCCGTTGGTCAACCGTTTATTAATAATTTACCTAGTGCTCCAGGGGTCAATGATAGTACCCAGACTAACTATGAACTCTTCTATCGGATTCCCGTTAGCGACAATATCAGCTTAACTCCGGTGTTTATGGCCGTCACCAATGCCAACAACATTGCCAACAATGCGCCTATTTTCCAGGGGCTAGTCCGAACAACCTTCTCCTTCTAGATAACCATAA encodes the following:
- a CDS encoding iron uptake porin, yielding MTKQQALPLGSLLGVVPFLLAGQAWAGETLDPMATSGLSLHQSQSVLQSQSVSQAQVTSVSQLSDVRPTDWAYQALASLVEKYGCIAGYPDGTFRGNRAATRFEMAAALNACLDVVSDRFATKEDLATAQRLAQEFAAELATLRGRVDNLEARTSALEATQFSTTTKLTVDALVAFQAGGASGPIVNPADGITLGASQYNPTVISRVDINLITSFTGEDLLITTLQTGNGGLDSFSAAGIGTGGFINSGAVDYAGVGPAVNLYRLVYEFQPVEDLTIAAGALFFPSDYIDGNSYANDSFQDFSSGFFINNRLTVVFPVDGPGGSGAVVQWNPNQGPFTVRGLYVAASAFNANKNNGPFPGIPGGFFGDPYQGSVELEYADTFGAEEQNSYAVRLQYTNSSTIDIAQNAGGLNFEVSLGQFGFFGRYGYSGATLYGIGSTVDGLGGFDLSSIVPAGTTQNFTAQTWMAGLGYRDLWMEGSLLAAAVGQPFINNLPSAPGVNDSTQTNYELFYRIPVSDNISLTPVFMAVTNANNIANNAPIFQGLVRTTFSF